From a region of the Vicinamibacterales bacterium genome:
- a CDS encoding glycoside hydrolase family 127 protein, whose translation MHLSRSEFLRLVAGGATWLAAPRAALAGWRAAPAVATAIPLTAVRLTGGPLKAAQDRDAAYLLSLDPDRLLAFYRVRAGLEPKAPGLTGWDADGRQLTGHIAGHYLSAVSLMWAATGDARFKARADTIVAGLKEVQDRHGDGFAGALSGVREAFAEVSRGEIRSANFDLNGLWSPWYTLHKTFAGLRDAWRHTGNRTALEVETTFARWAEGVLSPMTRDQVQRMLGTEFGGMNEVLADLYADTGDRRWLALSYRFEHAAVLDPLVRGEDPLNGLHGNTQVPKLLGSAARYDAAGDSRDHAAATTFWTRVVEHHTFASGGHGKDEYFREPDRLASIVDGRTAETCNVYNMLKLTRTLFAWQPDVRYAEYHERALFNHILGSMDPSDGATCYMVPVGRGVRREYADMGRSFTCCVGTGMESHALHGLGLYYEAGDRLWVNLYAPSTARWEGQGVTLAMDTTFPEGDSATLRLALASPRRLTLSLRRPSWAGDGFEVRVNGRAFPVSGGPGTYVEVAREWRDGDTVSLTLPKVLHVERLADDPTRAAVLWGPLVLAGDLGPQPDRADGDGDGPATAVVASPAIVTERPVTEWLRPVAGRPGAFRTAGVGTDVTLAPFHQTHRRIYTGYWDLLTPAEHARRLEALEAERARQRRLEAATAGYVAPSDDEADERAHRQQGEATSIVRTDGRPGRRAAAWFSYDVALAGEAPAWLVATYNRDNRRARSFDVLVDGEKVGEERIPFDSAPRFYDREYALPAALVAGKARLTIRFEATGGNEIAPVYGLRLVRAGW comes from the coding sequence ATGCACCTCTCGAGATCCGAGTTCCTCCGGCTCGTCGCCGGCGGCGCCACCTGGCTGGCGGCGCCCCGCGCGGCTCTTGCCGGCTGGCGTGCGGCGCCGGCGGTCGCGACCGCAATCCCGCTGACGGCGGTGCGGCTCACGGGCGGACCGCTCAAGGCGGCCCAGGACCGCGACGCCGCCTACCTGCTGTCGCTCGACCCCGACCGGCTGCTCGCCTTCTATCGGGTCCGGGCGGGGCTCGAGCCGAAGGCGCCGGGCCTGACCGGCTGGGACGCCGATGGCCGGCAGCTCACGGGGCACATCGCCGGGCACTACCTGTCGGCCGTGAGCCTCATGTGGGCGGCCACGGGCGATGCGCGCTTCAAGGCCCGCGCGGACACGATCGTGGCGGGCCTGAAGGAGGTGCAGGACCGGCACGGCGACGGGTTCGCCGGCGCGCTGTCCGGGGTGCGCGAGGCCTTCGCCGAGGTCTCGCGCGGCGAGATCCGATCGGCGAACTTCGACCTGAACGGGCTGTGGTCGCCCTGGTACACGCTGCACAAGACGTTCGCGGGCCTGCGCGACGCCTGGCGCCACACGGGCAATCGCACCGCGCTCGAGGTCGAGACGACGTTCGCACGATGGGCCGAGGGCGTGCTCTCGCCCATGACCCGGGACCAGGTCCAGCGGATGCTCGGCACCGAGTTCGGCGGCATGAACGAGGTGCTCGCCGACCTCTATGCGGACACCGGCGATCGGCGCTGGCTGGCGCTCTCGTACCGCTTCGAGCACGCGGCGGTGCTCGATCCGCTGGTCCGCGGCGAGGACCCGCTGAACGGCCTGCACGGCAACACGCAGGTGCCAAAGCTCCTCGGGTCGGCCGCGCGCTACGACGCAGCCGGAGACTCGCGCGACCACGCGGCCGCCACCACGTTCTGGACGCGCGTGGTCGAGCACCACACCTTCGCCTCCGGCGGCCACGGCAAGGACGAGTACTTCCGCGAGCCCGATCGGCTGGCCAGCATCGTGGACGGGCGCACGGCCGAGACGTGCAACGTCTACAACATGCTCAAGCTGACCAGAACGCTCTTCGCCTGGCAGCCGGACGTCCGCTACGCCGAGTACCACGAACGCGCGCTCTTCAACCACATCCTGGGATCGATGGACCCGTCCGACGGGGCCACCTGCTACATGGTGCCGGTGGGCCGGGGCGTGCGCCGCGAGTACGCGGACATGGGCCGGAGCTTCACGTGCTGCGTGGGCACGGGGATGGAAAGCCACGCCCTGCACGGCCTGGGCCTGTACTACGAGGCCGGCGACCGGCTGTGGGTGAACCTCTACGCACCGTCCACCGCGCGGTGGGAGGGCCAGGGCGTCACGCTCGCCATGGACACGACGTTCCCGGAAGGCGACTCGGCCACGCTGCGCCTGGCGCTCGCCTCACCGCGGCGCCTGACGCTGTCGCTGCGCCGGCCCTCGTGGGCGGGTGACGGCTTCGAGGTGCGCGTCAACGGCCGGGCATTCCCAGTCTCCGGCGGCCCCGGCACCTACGTCGAGGTCGCGCGCGAGTGGCGCGACGGCGACACGGTGTCGCTGACCCTGCCCAAGGTGCTGCACGTCGAGCGGCTGGCCGACGACCCGACGCGCGCGGCCGTGCTCTGGGGTCCGCTGGTGCTCGCCGGCGATCTCGGCCCGCAGCCCGATCGCGCGGACGGTGACGGCGACGGCCCGGCCACGGCCGTCGTGGCATCGCCGGCCATCGTCACCGAGCGTCCGGTCACCGAGTGGCTGCGGCCCGTCGCCGGGCGGCCGGGCGCGTTCCGCACGGCGGGCGTGGGCACCGACGTCACGCTCGCGCCGTTCCACCAGACACACCGCCGCATCTACACCGGCTACTGGGATCTGCTCACGCCGGCGGAGCATGCCCGGCGCCTGGAGGCGCTCGAGGCCGAGCGCGCGCGCCAGCGCCGGCTCGAGGCCGCCACCGCCGGCTACGTCGCGCCGAGTGACGACGAGGCCGACGAGCGCGCCCACCGCCAGCAGGGCGAGGCCACGTCGATCGTCCGCACCGACGGCCGGCCGGGACGTCGGGCCGCCGCGTGGTTCTCCTACGACGTGGCGCTCGCCGGCGAGGCGCCGGCGTGGCTGGTGGCCACCTACAACCGCGACAACCGCCGCGCCCGGAGCTTCGACGTGCTGGTGGACGGCGAGAAGGTGGGCGAGGAGCGGATCCCGTTCGACAGCGCGCCACGCTTCTACGACCGCGAGTACGCGCTGCCGGCCGCCCTCGTGGCGGGCAAGGCACGGCTCACCATCAGGTTCGAGGCCACCGGGGGCAACGAGATCGCACCGGTGTACGGCCTCCGCCTGGTGCGGGCCGGCTGGTAG
- a CDS encoding PQQ-binding-like beta-propeller repeat protein — MTRRLLVAGLAAGLAITTFPLRPGARQAPARSRQAVDWRAYAGDLRNLHYSPLADIDASNFATLEVAWRFKTDNLGPRPEFKLEGTPLVVDGVLYTTAGTRRAVVALDAATGELRWVHSEAEGARAAASPRQLSGRGVAYWSDGRGDDRILYVTTGYRLVALDAKTGARIASFGKNGLVDLKDDVVFGKNQQIDYEAGEIGLHATPAITRDGVVLVGAAMLEGGTPKTHNNTKGLVRGFDVRTGRRLWTFHTIPRPGEFGNDTWKNESWATNGNTGVWNQIGVDEELGLAYLPVETPSSDFYGGLRPGDNLFAESLVAIDYRTGVRKWHFQLVHHPIWNMDIATAPMLVDLVVDGTPVKGVAVMGKQAWLYLFDRVTGRPVFPIEERPVAQSDVPGEQTSPTQPFPTRPPAYDHQGVTLDTLIDFTPELHAEAVEIAKRYKLGPIFTPPPVSRREGPIGSFRSSGGTNWPGGSFDPETHIAYVPSFTAMPVLGLLPPPDTSFSDIPYVSGNALTGVRYIAGPGENVGADAAPLPTTKGGTPLSSTGDVATNGNAMPQGLPLLKPPYGRLTAIDLDRGEIVWQVPHGETPDAVRNHPALKGVALPRTGQSGAVGALVTKTLVIMGDPLTTTGANRPRGAMLRAYDKATGQEVGAVYMPAPQSGTPMTYSVNGRQFIVVAVSGGAYSGEYLAYALP, encoded by the coding sequence ATGACGCGCCGACTGCTCGTGGCCGGCCTCGCCGCCGGCCTGGCGATCACGACATTTCCGCTGCGGCCAGGCGCCAGGCAGGCGCCAGCGCGCAGCCGCCAGGCGGTGGACTGGCGGGCCTACGCCGGCGACCTGCGGAACCTCCACTACTCCCCGCTCGCCGACATCGACGCATCGAACTTCGCCACGCTCGAAGTCGCGTGGCGGTTCAAGACCGACAACCTGGGCCCGCGGCCCGAGTTCAAGCTCGAAGGCACGCCGCTCGTCGTGGACGGCGTCCTCTACACGACCGCCGGGACGCGCCGGGCCGTCGTCGCCCTGGACGCGGCCACGGGGGAACTCCGGTGGGTGCACTCCGAGGCCGAAGGCGCGCGCGCGGCGGCGTCCCCGCGCCAGCTCTCGGGCCGGGGCGTCGCGTACTGGAGCGACGGCCGCGGGGACGACCGCATCCTCTACGTCACGACCGGCTACCGGCTCGTCGCCCTCGACGCGAAGACGGGCGCCCGCATCGCGTCGTTCGGCAAGAACGGGCTCGTCGACCTCAAGGACGATGTCGTCTTCGGCAAGAACCAGCAGATCGACTACGAGGCCGGCGAGATCGGGCTCCATGCGACGCCCGCCATCACCCGGGACGGCGTCGTCCTCGTCGGCGCCGCGATGCTCGAGGGCGGCACGCCGAAAACCCACAACAACACCAAGGGCCTGGTCCGCGGGTTCGACGTCCGCACCGGCCGGCGCCTGTGGACGTTCCACACGATCCCGCGGCCCGGCGAGTTTGGCAACGACACGTGGAAGAACGAGTCGTGGGCGACCAACGGCAACACCGGCGTCTGGAACCAGATCGGCGTGGACGAGGAGCTGGGGCTCGCCTACCTGCCGGTGGAAACGCCGAGCTCCGATTTCTACGGCGGGCTCCGGCCCGGCGACAACCTGTTCGCCGAGAGCCTCGTGGCCATCGACTACCGGACCGGCGTGCGCAAGTGGCACTTCCAGCTCGTGCACCATCCCATCTGGAACATGGACATCGCAACGGCGCCGATGCTCGTCGACCTCGTGGTGGACGGGACGCCGGTGAAGGGCGTGGCCGTGATGGGCAAGCAGGCCTGGCTCTACCTCTTCGACCGCGTCACGGGCAGGCCGGTGTTCCCCATCGAGGAACGGCCCGTGGCGCAGTCCGACGTGCCCGGCGAGCAGACATCGCCGACGCAGCCGTTCCCGACCAGGCCGCCGGCCTACGATCACCAGGGCGTGACGCTCGACACCCTCATCGACTTCACGCCGGAGCTGCACGCCGAGGCGGTCGAGATCGCGAAGCGCTACAAGCTCGGGCCCATCTTCACGCCGCCGCCCGTCAGCCGGCGCGAAGGCCCGATCGGCAGCTTCCGCTCGTCGGGCGGCACCAACTGGCCCGGGGGGTCGTTCGACCCCGAGACGCACATCGCCTACGTGCCGTCGTTCACGGCGATGCCGGTGCTGGGGCTGCTGCCGCCGCCGGACACGAGCTTCTCGGACATTCCCTACGTCTCCGGCAACGCCCTCACCGGCGTTCGCTACATCGCGGGACCCGGCGAGAACGTCGGCGCCGACGCCGCGCCGCTGCCGACGACGAAGGGCGGCACGCCACTCTCGTCCACGGGCGACGTGGCCACGAATGGCAACGCGATGCCGCAGGGGCTGCCGCTCCTGAAGCCGCCGTACGGACGGCTGACGGCCATCGACCTGGATCGCGGCGAGATCGTGTGGCAGGTGCCGCACGGCGAGACGCCGGACGCGGTGCGGAACCACCCGGCGCTCAAGGGCGTCGCGCTCCCGCGCACCGGCCAGTCGGGCGCGGTGGGCGCGCTCGTCACGAAGACGCTGGTGATCATGGGCGACCCGCTGACCACGACGGGGGCGAATCGACCGCGGGGCGCGATGCTGCGCGCCTACGACAAGGCCACCGGACAGGAGGTGGGCGCCGTCTACATGCCGGCGCCGCAGTCGGGCACGCCCATGACCTACTCGGTCAACGGCCGGCAGTTCATCGTGGTGGCCGTGAGCGGCGGCGCCTACTCGGGCGAGTATCTGGCCTACGCGCTGCCGTAG
- a CDS encoding DinB family protein, with amino-acid sequence MTRHVTGALVACALLSAAVTPARAQDVISKEAAAELKASFLADLDTVRGKFVGLAEAFPQDKYTWRPMEGVRSVSEVLMLAAMEGYGFIPNGFGGKPMPPPGGQEGAAKLRALTDKAQVIDHLNKAFAHAKASLEAVDPATLTGKRTLFGQERSTSQIALLIGGDLHEHLGQLIAYARMNHIVPPWSK; translated from the coding sequence ATGACCAGACACGTGACCGGCGCACTCGTCGCCTGCGCGCTTCTCTCAGCGGCCGTGACGCCTGCACGCGCGCAGGACGTGATCTCGAAGGAGGCCGCCGCCGAGTTGAAGGCGTCTTTCCTGGCCGACCTCGACACCGTGCGCGGCAAGTTCGTGGGCCTCGCCGAGGCCTTCCCGCAGGACAAGTACACCTGGCGTCCCATGGAGGGCGTCCGGTCCGTCTCGGAAGTGCTGATGCTGGCCGCGATGGAGGGCTACGGCTTCATCCCGAACGGCTTCGGTGGCAAGCCGATGCCGCCGCCCGGCGGGCAGGAGGGCGCGGCCAAGCTCAGGGCCCTCACCGACAAGGCCCAGGTGATCGATCACCTCAACAAGGCGTTCGCCCACGCCAAGGCCTCGCTCGAGGCCGTCGACCCGGCCACGCTCACCGGCAAGCGCACGCTGTTCGGCCAGGAGCGCTCGACCTCGCAGATCGCCCTGCTGATCGGGGGCGACCTGCACGAGCACCTCGGGCAGCTCATCGCCTACGCGCGCATGAACCACATCGTGCCGCCCTGGAGCAAGTAG
- a CDS encoding dienelactone hydrolase family protein, with protein sequence MSETFGDHLHWRAAANARGWTVLLPGAGGLRVLDDDQHYFRAAARLNARGWHALVVDYVPAYRALEGRPDLPAGRKIAAVIQRAIEWMHVTHPETRGRDGALIGWSRGAEGVAAFVDDAARVSALGIRAAAVFYPSVPHRVRLDNQVPLLVLTGTADDVAPWTDVSTWVRGRTPTAAAVDLRGFDGAHHGFDVESLTRRRVVRLLPLVGPKATLQFHPAAARLATMALEEFLAAHLPRP encoded by the coding sequence GTGTCGGAGACCTTCGGCGACCACCTGCATTGGCGGGCTGCCGCCAACGCCCGCGGCTGGACGGTGCTCCTGCCGGGCGCGGGAGGCCTCCGCGTGCTGGACGACGACCAGCACTACTTCAGAGCGGCCGCGCGACTGAACGCCCGAGGCTGGCATGCCCTCGTGGTCGACTACGTCCCAGCCTACCGGGCGCTGGAAGGCCGGCCGGATCTGCCGGCGGGTCGGAAGATCGCGGCCGTGATCCAGCGCGCCATCGAGTGGATGCACGTGACGCACCCCGAGACGCGCGGCCGTGACGGTGCATTGATCGGCTGGTCGCGGGGCGCCGAGGGTGTCGCGGCGTTCGTCGACGACGCGGCGCGCGTGTCGGCGCTCGGCATACGGGCAGCGGCCGTCTTCTATCCGTCGGTTCCCCATCGCGTCCGGCTCGACAACCAGGTTCCGCTCCTGGTGCTCACCGGCACGGCCGATGACGTGGCGCCGTGGACGGACGTCTCGACCTGGGTACGCGGCCGCACACCGACGGCGGCCGCGGTGGATCTCCGCGGCTTCGACGGCGCCCACCACGGGTTCGACGTCGAAAGCCTGACCAGGCGCCGCGTCGTGCGCCTGCTGCCGCTCGTCGGGCCCAAGGCGACGCTGCAATTCCACCCCGCGGCGGCGCGGCTCGCAACGATGGCCCTGGAGGAATTCCTGGCCGCGCACCTCCCTCGTCCCTGA
- a CDS encoding response regulator transcription factor → MHILLVEDDERARRWLTEALAREGLTVDTAGSVPDGLRRSRATRYDAIVLDVRLHGRSGLDLCRELRQEQPVPVIMVTALGELDDRLAGFDAGADDYVVKPVEPAELAARLRAVQRRSGGALATGQRVLAGDLVLEVDSGRAQIRDRDLGLSPNEFALLRALAEHAGTILSRDQLLSVAPALLDDPFDRSIDVRISRLRRKLGDDARQPRRLQTVRGVGYVLQAVREDVP, encoded by the coding sequence GTGCACATCCTGCTCGTCGAGGACGACGAACGCGCGCGCCGCTGGCTGACCGAGGCGCTGGCCCGTGAAGGCCTCACGGTGGACACCGCAGGCAGCGTCCCCGACGGTCTTCGTCGCAGCCGGGCCACGCGCTACGACGCCATCGTCCTCGACGTGAGGTTGCACGGCCGCTCCGGACTCGACCTCTGCCGCGAACTCCGCCAGGAACAGCCAGTGCCCGTGATCATGGTGACGGCCCTGGGCGAGCTCGACGACCGCCTCGCCGGCTTCGACGCCGGAGCCGACGACTACGTCGTCAAGCCGGTGGAGCCAGCCGAGCTCGCGGCGCGCCTGCGTGCCGTTCAGCGCCGGTCCGGAGGCGCACTGGCCACCGGCCAGCGGGTGCTGGCCGGCGACCTCGTCCTGGAGGTCGACTCGGGCCGCGCGCAGATCCGCGACCGGGACCTCGGGCTGTCGCCCAACGAGTTCGCGCTGCTGCGTGCGCTCGCCGAGCACGCAGGAACGATCCTGAGCCGCGACCAGTTGTTGAGCGTGGCGCCGGCGTTGCTCGACGACCCGTTCGACCGCTCGATCGACGTCCGCATCTCCCGGCTCCGGCGCAAGCTCGGCGACGACGCCAGGCAACCGCGGCGGCTGCAGACGGTCCGCGGCGTGGGCTACGTCCTGCAGGCCGTCCGCGAGGACGTCCCATGA
- a CDS encoding HAMP domain-containing sensor histidine kinase, giving the protein MTRLGLLARVYLFGIGLLALLLVLVVALFDRQVVPAIRAATRLSLTWAGEDLLADCEEPRRLAGRLARARNLTPYEITVVCDGVVSYGSDAPLSPEALTSLQLEGHAALDEVLSLVVGTPARHVVFRDRSPLTFGVGPGSLALLLGGLAVAAWPVARSLSRPLEDLERQVVRFGDGDLTARVRSARRDEIGVVARAFDRMADSLESQVRAQKLLVAGFSHELRTPLQRMTSALALLPSTGTPDDEIRTEVMKDVGELTGLLDDTILLARIESGAATLDGLLRLAPCTVGALVDDATSGLSWMDPPPPVQVIVLDEVARVELDVDPRLAPRALKNLVDNAVTHGGGAPIRVDAAVEDGDVVLTVSDEGPGLDSTALDAVFTPFVRLDTERHGVGLGLALSRAIAVAHGGSLRAERPPDGGRGARFVLTLPARRGTRHPAGVPDADRAAR; this is encoded by the coding sequence ATGACGCGCCTGGGGCTGCTCGCACGCGTGTATCTGTTCGGAATCGGCCTGCTGGCGTTGCTCCTGGTTCTCGTGGTCGCGCTGTTCGACCGACAGGTCGTCCCGGCGATCCGCGCCGCAACGCGCCTGTCGCTGACCTGGGCGGGCGAGGACTTGCTGGCCGACTGCGAGGAGCCGCGGCGGCTGGCCGGCCGGCTCGCACGCGCGCGCAACCTCACGCCCTACGAGATCACGGTCGTGTGCGACGGGGTGGTGTCGTACGGTTCGGACGCGCCGCTCTCGCCGGAGGCGCTGACCTCACTGCAGCTCGAAGGGCACGCCGCGCTCGATGAGGTCCTGTCGCTCGTGGTCGGGACGCCGGCGCGTCACGTCGTGTTTCGCGACAGATCGCCGCTGACGTTCGGTGTGGGTCCGGGATCGCTGGCGTTGCTCCTGGGAGGACTGGCGGTGGCTGCGTGGCCAGTGGCACGGTCGCTCAGCCGCCCGCTGGAGGACCTGGAACGGCAGGTCGTGCGTTTCGGCGATGGCGATCTCACCGCCCGGGTCCGGTCCGCGCGCCGCGACGAGATCGGCGTCGTCGCCCGCGCCTTCGACCGGATGGCGGACTCGCTCGAGTCGCAGGTCCGGGCGCAGAAGCTGCTCGTGGCCGGCTTCTCCCACGAGCTGCGGACGCCGCTGCAGCGGATGACGTCCGCGTTGGCGCTCCTGCCCTCGACGGGGACGCCCGACGACGAGATTCGGACCGAGGTGATGAAGGACGTGGGTGAGCTGACGGGCCTGCTCGACGACACGATCCTGCTTGCCCGCATCGAGTCCGGCGCAGCGACGCTGGACGGCCTGCTGCGGCTCGCGCCGTGCACGGTGGGCGCGCTGGTGGACGACGCCACGAGCGGGCTCTCGTGGATGGATCCGCCGCCGCCCGTGCAGGTCATCGTCCTGGACGAGGTCGCACGCGTGGAACTCGACGTCGACCCCCGCCTGGCGCCGCGGGCCCTGAAGAACCTGGTGGACAACGCCGTGACGCACGGCGGCGGGGCGCCGATCCGCGTGGACGCGGCGGTCGAGGACGGAGACGTCGTCCTGACGGTGAGCGACGAGGGTCCGGGGCTGGACTCGACGGCGCTCGACGCGGTCTTCACGCCGTTCGTCCGCCTCGACACGGAGCGGCACGGCGTGGGTCTCGGTCTGGCGTTGTCGAGGGCCATCGCCGTCGCCCACGGGGGCTCCCTGCGCGCCGAACGCCCGCCGGACGGCGGCCGCGGCGCGCGCTTCGTGCTGACGCTGCCCGCCCGACGCGGAACGCGCCACCCGGCAGGTGTACCCGATGCCGACCGGGCGGCCAGATGA
- a CDS encoding cation:proton antiporter, which produces MDHLTSLGLILLLALLAGRLVRVIRVPEVTGYILVGVALGPSLLGWLSRDNLITMSVFSEVALGLILFSVGSVFEFSRFQRIGRQVIILTAVESATAATIVTAGALAFGQSWQVAMLLGAIAIATAPASTLMVVRETDSAGPLTESLLGIIAVNNLLCITAYSIVAAVIDLSSPGTASFLETSYRSAFLLLWQLVGSVALGYLVGLLLAGWSSQVTENGEVLILLAGSILLCVGVAGILDLSPLVASLAVGATMVNLTKRSLHLFDALASTDPPFYAIFFVLAGAELDTRLIPAMGGLGVLYMVGRAGGKFLGARVAAIRLGLPPTVVSYLGYALMAQAGLAVGLTFAVNARFPDLAPIVSTVVLASVAIYEMVGPLSTRYAISQAGEVGLAKTIADPMLLD; this is translated from the coding sequence ATGGATCACCTCACCTCGCTCGGCCTGATCCTGCTGCTGGCGCTCCTGGCCGGCCGGCTCGTGCGCGTGATCCGCGTCCCCGAGGTGACGGGCTACATCCTGGTCGGCGTGGCCCTCGGCCCGTCGCTCCTCGGCTGGCTGAGCCGCGACAACCTGATCACGATGAGCGTCTTCAGCGAGGTCGCCCTCGGCCTGATCCTGTTCTCGGTCGGCTCGGTGTTCGAGTTCTCGCGCTTCCAGCGGATCGGCCGCCAGGTGATCATCCTGACGGCCGTGGAATCGGCCACGGCCGCCACCATCGTCACCGCGGGCGCTCTCGCCTTCGGGCAGTCGTGGCAGGTGGCGATGCTGCTCGGCGCGATCGCCATCGCCACGGCGCCGGCCTCCACGCTGATGGTCGTCCGCGAGACCGACAGCGCGGGGCCCCTCACCGAGTCGCTGCTCGGCATCATCGCCGTCAACAACCTGCTTTGCATCACGGCCTACAGCATCGTCGCGGCCGTGATCGACCTGTCGTCACCAGGCACCGCCTCGTTCCTCGAGACGTCGTACCGGTCCGCCTTCCTGCTGCTGTGGCAGCTCGTGGGCTCGGTGGCGCTCGGATATCTCGTCGGCCTGCTGCTGGCGGGCTGGTCGTCGCAGGTGACCGAGAACGGCGAAGTGCTGATCCTGCTGGCCGGATCGATCCTGCTCTGCGTGGGCGTGGCCGGGATCCTCGATCTGTCGCCGCTGGTCGCCAGCCTGGCGGTCGGCGCCACGATGGTGAACCTCACGAAGCGGAGCCTGCACCTGTTCGACGCGCTGGCGTCCACCGACCCGCCGTTCTACGCCATCTTCTTCGTGCTGGCCGGCGCCGAACTCGATACGCGGCTCATCCCCGCGATGGGCGGGCTGGGCGTGCTCTACATGGTCGGCCGCGCCGGCGGGAAGTTCCTGGGCGCGCGCGTCGCCGCGATCCGCCTGGGGCTGCCGCCCACGGTCGTCAGCTACCTGGGGTACGCGCTCATGGCCCAGGCCGGCCTGGCCGTCGGCCTCACCTTCGCCGTGAACGCCCGGTTCCCGGACCTGGCGCCGATCGTGTCCACGGTGGTGCTCGCCTCGGTGGCGATCTATGAGATGGTCGGCCCGCTCAGCACGCGCTACGCCATCAGCCAGGCGGGCGAGGTCGGCCTGGCCAAGACGATCGCCGATCCGATGCTCCTCGACTGA
- a CDS encoding PDZ domain-containing protein, whose translation MERPAPNVKYLTTLAVVAGLILAIGSVFRPRTGPSDQPPPNDTDLARLARLTDRRTLESRMGFLGQVADGAAGAVVWLNASESSGVVWEDDTIATARLTPRYAPQATVRVDGTERRPTVTEWAPGLPVVEIRVAGLGASAPLRADEALESGQPLVAVWRTARGRAFADGAFASITNATCGGHPVAEITTTLPLGRAMAGGGLFDLDAHLVGFIVPCDGRYAALTPSAVDGILRETVSFANRLRARYGLEVGELTEAESAYYDTTAGVPVRELAIDEVADLAGLRPGDIVVGLNGAAVARLSDLEPLAARTPLVAPVLSVVRDGKPMDIALARPEAAPGSAPATAGSGSGLLLEPAARTFEVEGVVAGSRAAAAGLAAGDLIVRVGRGEPRSADQVRRLLAGPLVSAVFVEVLRDGRRLGALLAPGS comes from the coding sequence GTGGAACGGCCCGCACCCAACGTGAAGTACCTCACCACGTTGGCGGTGGTCGCCGGACTCATCCTGGCGATCGGGTCCGTGTTCCGTCCGCGGACCGGCCCGTCGGATCAGCCCCCGCCCAACGACACCGATCTCGCGCGGCTCGCCCGTCTCACCGATCGCCGGACCCTCGAGTCGCGCATGGGCTTCCTGGGCCAGGTGGCCGACGGTGCGGCCGGCGCCGTGGTCTGGCTGAACGCGAGCGAGTCGAGCGGTGTCGTCTGGGAGGACGACACGATCGCCACCGCGCGTTTGACGCCGCGCTACGCGCCCCAGGCGACGGTCCGCGTCGACGGCACGGAGCGGCGGCCGACCGTGACGGAGTGGGCGCCCGGCCTGCCCGTCGTCGAGATCCGCGTCGCCGGCCTCGGCGCCTCCGCGCCCCTGCGCGCCGACGAGGCCCTGGAGTCGGGCCAGCCCCTGGTGGCCGTGTGGCGCACGGCCCGCGGGCGGGCGTTCGCCGACGGCGCCTTCGCGTCGATCACCAACGCGACCTGCGGCGGGCACCCGGTGGCCGAGATCACCACGACGCTGCCGCTCGGCCGCGCGATGGCCGGCGGCGGGCTGTTCGACCTGGATGCCCACCTGGTCGGGTTCATCGTGCCGTGCGACGGCCGCTACGCCGCGCTGACGCCGTCCGCCGTGGATGGCATCCTGCGCGAGACCGTGTCCTTCGCGAACCGGCTGCGCGCCCGCTACGGCCTGGAGGTGGGGGAGCTCACGGAAGCCGAGTCCGCGTACTACGACACGACGGCCGGCGTGCCGGTGCGCGAGCTGGCGATCGACGAGGTCGCGGACCTCGCGGGCCTGCGTCCGGGGGACATCGTCGTCGGCCTGAACGGCGCGGCGGTGGCGCGGCTGTCGGACCTCGAGCCGCTCGCGGCGCGCACGCCGCTGGTTGCCCCGGTGCTCTCCGTCGTGCGCGACGGCAAGCCGATGGACATCGCCCTGGCGCGGCCGGAGGCCGCGCCCGGGAGCGCGCCGGCGACGGCCGGGAGCGGATCCGGGCTCCTCCTGGAACCGGCCGCGCGGACGTTCGAGGTGGAAGGCGTGGTGGCCGGCAGCCGCGCCGCGGCCGCGGGCCTGGCGGCCGGCGATCTCATCGTGCGGGTCGGCCGCGGCGAACCGCGGAGCGCCGACCAGGTGCGCCGCCTCCTCGCCGGCCCGCTGGTGTCGGCGGTCTTCGTGGAAGTGCTGCGCGACGGGCGGCGCCTGGGCGCGCTCCTGGCCCCGGGGTCCTGA
- a CDS encoding DUF6524 family protein has product MAGQGISLQGLVVRIVLAVLLVLATFNPSGTSLVHWITAPPVAVTPGKVLAVLALGIAWLLCLRTAFIAMGALGLLLGLALFSVLVWFLVDRHVVSMTGSAIVWVGLLVVGVLLGVGLSWSLLRARATGQIEVS; this is encoded by the coding sequence ATGGCGGGTCAAGGCATTTCGCTGCAGGGCCTCGTGGTGCGCATCGTGCTGGCGGTGCTGCTGGTCCTCGCCACCTTCAATCCCAGCGGCACGTCCCTGGTGCACTGGATCACGGCGCCGCCGGTGGCGGTCACGCCCGGCAAGGTGCTGGCGGTCCTCGCCCTCGGCATCGCCTGGCTGCTCTGCCTGCGCACGGCCTTCATCGCGATGGGCGCCCTGGGGCTGCTGCTCGGCCTGGCGCTCTTCTCGGTGCTCGTGTGGTTCCTGGTCGACCGCCACGTGGTGAGCATGACCGGCAGCGCCATCGTCTGGGTGGGGCTGCTCGTGGTGGGCGTCCTGCTGGGCGTGGGCCTGTCGTGGTCGCTGTTGCGGGCCAGGGCGACGGGGCAGATCGAGGTCAGCTAG